A genomic region of Paramormyrops kingsleyae isolate MSU_618 chromosome 19, PKINGS_0.4, whole genome shotgun sequence contains the following coding sequences:
- the rhoj gene encoding rho-related GTP-binding protein RhoJ, whose amino-acid sequence MPARSPRRQHAPAAKDGSSGGDGFNSALKKMLKCVVVGDGAVGKTCLLMSYANDAFPEEYVPTVFDHYAVNVTVSGKQHLLGLYDTAGQEDYNQLRPLSYPNTDVFLICFSVVNPASYHNVQEEWVPELKACMPHIPYILIGTQIDLRDDPKTLSRLLHMKERPLTYEQGLKLAREIGAQCYLECSALTQKGLKTVFDEAILTIFSPKKQKKGCLSCCTVS is encoded by the exons ATGCCTGCCCGCAGCCCCAGACGGCAGCACGCCCCGGCCGCGAAGGATGGCAGCAGCGGCGGCGATGGCTTCAACAGCGCCCTGAAAAAGATGCTGAAGTGCGTTGTGGTGGGAGACGGGGCGGTTGGGAAAACATGCCTACTAATGAGTTACGCCAATGATGCCTTTCCCGAGGAGTACGTCCCGACTGTCTTCGATCACTACGCAG TGAATGTGACCGTGTCAGGGAAGCAGCACCTACTGGGACTGTATGACACTGCTGGACAG GAGGATTACAACCAACTCCGGCCCCTCTCCTACCCAAACACGGACGTGTTCCTCATCTGCTTCTCAGTGGTCAACCCGGCTTCCTACCACAACGTTCAGGAGGAGTGGGTGCCCGAGCTGAAGGCGTGCATGCCTCACATTCCCTACATTCTCATTGGGACCCAG ATTGACCTACGAGATGATCCTAAGACACTTTCGCGTCTGCTCCATATGAAAGAGAGACCTTTGACGTATGAACAGGGCCTCAAGCTGGCAAGAGAG ATCGGAGCCCAGTGCTACCTGGAGTGCTCGGCGCTGACCCAGAAGGGCCTGAAGACAGTGTTCGATGAGGCTATCCTGACCATATTCAGCCCCAAGAAGCAGAAGAAGGGCTGCTTGAGCTGCTGTACTGTTTCATAA